The Bos indicus isolate NIAB-ARS_2022 breed Sahiwal x Tharparkar chromosome X, NIAB-ARS_B.indTharparkar_mat_pri_1.0, whole genome shotgun sequence genome has a window encoding:
- the LOC139180969 gene encoding E3 ubiquitin-protein ligase MARCHF5-like, producing the protein MLDRSCWVCFATDEDNKTAEWVRPCRCRGSTKWVHQACLQCWVDEKQRGNSTARVACPQCNAEYLIVFPKLGPVVYILDLADRLISKACPFAAAGIMVGSIYWTAVTYGQVTVMQVVGHKEGLDVMERVDPLFLLIGLPTIPVMLILGKMIRWEDYVLRLWRKYSNKPQILNSIFPGIGCPVPRIPAEANPLADHVSATRILCGALVFPTIVTIVGKLMFSSVNSNLQRTILGGIAFVAIKGAFKVYFKQQQYLRQAHHKILNYPEQEEA; encoded by the coding sequence ATGCTGGACAGAAGTTGCTGGGTGTGTTTTGCCACTGATGAAGATAATAAAACAGCTGAATGGGTGAGACCATGCAGATGCAGAGGATCTACAAAATGGGTTCACCAGGCTTGTCTACAGTGCTGGGTGgatgaaaaacaaagaggaaacagTACAGCCAGAGTGGCATGTCCTCAGTGCAATGCTGAATACTTAATAGTTTTTCCAAAGTTGGGTCCAGTTGTTTACATCTTGGATCTTGCAGATAGACTGATCTCAAAAGCCTGTCCATTTGCTGCAGCAGGAATAATGGTTGGCTCCATCTATTGGACAGCTGTGACTTACGGACAGGTGACAGTGATGCAGGTTGTAGGCCATAAAGAAGGTCTGGATGTTATGGAGAGAGTTGatcctttattccttttaattgGACTTCCTACTATTCCGGTCATGCTGATACTAGGCAAGATGATTCGCTGGGAGGACTATGTGCTTAGACTCTGGCGCAAATACTCAAATAAACCACAAATTTTGAACAGTATATTCCCAGGGATTGGTTGTCCTGTTCCTCGAATTCCAGCTGAGGCTAATCCTTTAGCAGATCATGTCTCTGCCACCCGAATTTTGTGTGGAGCCCTTGTTTTTCCTACTATTGTGACAATAGTTGGTAAACTAATGTTCAGTAGTGTTAACTCTAATTTACAAAGGACAATCTTGGGTGGAATTGCTTTTGTTGCCATTAAAGGAGCATTCAAGGTTTACTTCAAACAGCAGCAATATTTACGTCAGGCACATCACAAAATCCTAAATTACCCAGAGCAAGAAGAAGCATAA